The following coding sequences lie in one Cydia strobilella chromosome 16, ilCydStro3.1, whole genome shotgun sequence genomic window:
- the LOC134748127 gene encoding uncharacterized protein LOC134748127, whose protein sequence is MKPILVNLNIGDQLTATSCGHVVAELIKFIAHQRLQIPYTYQWLKQVVNKKKMSENVDKKDSLQSEMHFRLVSRALENLDFILKSLLQEINGSMIPEEVCIALGSTPVTCKEVYRLLLPTMCHTSQCHSNHIATDQKIQRSVFKTLVTSQLSQVIFSPMTPTNMYIFIRKKQTKVPVTSDTFIPARGCRLPKDTKIVVVDFRAEKQGNLSCCNDFQIFGEVISESMVNLQLGDEPNFSEIESSETMAWYQSSYVMKGFKDCIVNGSSVTNMWLES, encoded by the exons ATGAAACCTATATTAGTTAATTTGAACATTGGTGACCAATTGACAGCTACATCATGCGGCCATGTCGTCGcagaattaattaaatttattgctCATCAAAGACTACAGATACCTTATACCTATCAATGGTTAAAACAAGTTGTTAATAAGAAAAAGATGAGTGAAAATGTTGACAAAAAAGACAGTTTGCAATCTGAAATGCATTTTCGTTTAGTCTCCCGTGCATTAGAAAACTTAGATTTCATTTTAAAG agTCTACTTCAAGAGATAAATGGTTCAATGATCCCAGAAGAAGTGTGCATTGCTCTGGGGAGCACCCCTGTAACGTGCAAGGAAGTTTACAGGCTGTTGCTGCCCACCATGTGCCACACGTCCCAGTGTCACTCCAACCATATTGCAACAGACCAGAAAATACAGAGAAGCGTCTTCAA aACATTGGTGACATCCCAATTAAGTCAAGTGATCTTCTCACCCATGACCCCAACCAACATGTACATCTTCATAAGAAAGAAGCAAACAAAGGTTCCTGTGACCAGCGATACCTTCATCCCAGCCCGTGGATGCAGGCTCCCGAAGGACACCAAGATTGTTGTTGTCGACTTCCGAGCAGAGAAGCAGGGTAACCTCTCTTGTTGTAACGATTTCCAGATATTCGGAGAAGTTATTAGTGAAAGCATGGTAAATTTGCAATTGGGCGATGAACCTAACTTTAGCGAGATAGAGTCAAGTGAAACTATGGCCTGGTACCAGTCTTCGTATGTAATGAAGGGATTTAAAGATTGCATTGTCAATGGGAGCTCAGTCACGAACATGTGGCTTGAGTCTTGA
- the LOC134748381 gene encoding beta-1,3-galactosyltransferase 2-like: MHRKLKKIAILLLIITTNFWIYTSLQIKRVTKRRILYNPMECRFIKDYIISPSERFCQKSPFIIIIVTSYVGDFELRNVFRRVMPREKLESMHAARIFLLAEIPPNEKNITQSLIEEENKKFHDILQGAFTESYRNLTIKHLMGLQWVTTKCPNASYILKVDDDTVFRFERILSILLRNIDDEDFLMGYMLNNTEPKRDNTNKWYVSLEEYPNKEYPTCVRLVLRNYPYSSSKTNK, translated from the exons ATGCACAGGAAGTTAAAGAAAATAGCAATACTTTTATTAATTATCACTACAAATTTTTGGATTTATAcgagtttacaaataaaaagaGTGACAAAAAGAAGAATACTTTACAATCCAATGGAATGTCGGTTTATAAAAGATTACATAATATCGCCTTCCGAAAGGTTTTGTCAAA AAAGCCCATTTATAATCATAATAGTGACGTCGTATGTCGGTGATTTTGAGCTTCGAAATGTTTTCCGCAGAGTTATGCCACGAGAAAAGCTGGAGTCAATGCATGCCgcaagaatttttttattagcggAAATTCCACCTAATGAAAA GAATATTACCCAAAGTCTAATAGAAGAGGAAAACAAAAAATTCCACGATATTCTGCAAGGCGCATTTACAGAAAGCTATCGCAACTTGACAATTAAACATTTAATGGGGTTACAATGGGTCACAACGAAATGCCCTAATGCGTCCTACATACTCAAAGTTGATGATGACACTGTATTTCGTTTCGAAAgaatattaagtattttattaagaaatataGACGATGAAGATTTTCTTATGGGCTACATGTTGAACAATACAGAACCTAAACGAGATAATACGAATAAATGGTATGTGTCTTTAGAAGAATATCCAAATAAGGAATATCCGACATGTGTCAGGCTGGTATTACGTAACTACCCCTACAGTAGCAGCAAAACTAATAAATGA
- the LOC134748387 gene encoding 63 kDa chaperonin, mitochondrial-like codes for MYRFKPSIIYRSLYKLDFHPSLRRYAKDVRFGPDVRALMLQGVDILADAVAVTMGPKGRTVILEQPYGPPKITKDGVTVAKGIELVNKFQNVGAKLVQNVAHKTNEEAGDGTTAATILARAIAKEGFQRISKGANPIEIRRGIMTAVEAIKERLTQISRPVDTAAEIEQVAKISANGDSSIGNLISNAMQKVGKDGVITIKTGKSVNDKFEMIEGMKFNRGYISPYFINSHRGPKVEYNDAYVLFSEKKIFHLHQILPAIEISNSKKKPLIIIAEDLDPEPLSVLVVNKLKIGLPVAAVKAPGFGQFRKDTLLDMAIATGGVVFEDDTNLIRLEDCVPESLGEVGEVIITKDSTLLLKGKGLKHQIDQRIDEINAELADTTKDFEKDQLIERVSRLKAGVAVLHIGGCSEVEANEKKDRVNDALNATRAAISEGIVPGGGIALIRCIPALDKLKPENNDQAKGIEIVRKALTAPCATIANNAGFNGEEVVINVLALEQEFGFDVLSKDYVNMFAKGIIDPTKVVRRALMDASGVASLLTTAEAVICDLPKTNSEETNIDLNEKSDLMIRSM; via the coding sequence atgtatcGATTTAAACCTTCAATTATTTATAGATCTTTATACAAGTTAGATTTTCACCCTTCACTTCGCCGCTATGCAAAAGACGTAAGATTTGGTCCAGATGTACGTGCACTGATGCTTCAGGGAGTTGATATCTTAGCTGATGCAGTCGCTGTTACGATGGGTCCTAAAGGACGCACTGTGATATTGGAACAACCGTATGGCCCTCCTAAAATAACTAAAGACGGTGTAACTGTAGCTAAAGGAATAGAACTTGTGaataaatttcaaaatgttGGTGCAAAACTTGTTCAAAATGTAGCACATAAAACCAACGAAGAAGCAGGAGACGGGACAACAGCTGCAACAATTTTAGCAAGAGCTATTGCAAAAGAAGGGTTCCAGAGGATATCTAAGGGAGCGAACCCTATTGAAATCAGGAGAGGGATTATGACAGCGGTTGAGGCTATAAAAGAAAGATTAACACAAATTTCAAGGCCAGTTGATACTGCCGCTGAAATAGAACAAGTTGCTAAAATATCAGCAAATGGAGATTCTTCCATAggaaatttaatttcaaacgCAATGCAGAAAGTTGGCAAAGACGGCGTGATCACTATAAAAACAGGAAAATCGGTAAACGATAAATTCGAAATGATTGAGGGTATGAAGTTTAATCGTGGTTATATTTCCCCTTACTTTATAAATTCCCACAGAGGACCTAAAGTAGAATACAATGATGCATACGTTCTTTTTTCGGAGAAAAAGATTTTTCACCTTCACCAAATATTGCCCGCCATAGAAATATCCAACTCTAAGAAGAAACCTTTAATCATTATTGCCGAAGACCTTGACCCGGAACCCCTCTCCGTTTTAgttgttaataaattaaaaattggctTGCCAGTAGCAGCAGTCAAGGCACCAGGTTTTGGGCAGTTTAGAAAAGACACCTTGCTGGATATGGCTATAGCCACTGGGGGAGTAGTATTTGAGGACGATACTAATTTGATAAGGCTGGAGGATTGCGTACCTGAAAGTCTTGGAGAAGTTGGCGAAGTTATTATTACCAAAGATTCCACACTGCTATTGAAGGGTAAGGGTTTGAAACACCAGATCGATCAACGTATTGATGAAATTAATGCTGAATTAGCAGATACGACCAAGGATTTTGAAAAAGATCAACTAATTGAACGTGTCTCGAGATTAAAGGCTGGTGTTGCTGTGTTACATATCGGTGGTTGTAGCGAAGTGGAAGCAAACGAAAAGAAGGATCGTGTAAATGATGCTCTTAATGCCACACGTGCGGCTATCTCTGAAGGTATAGTTCCTGGTGGTGGTATAGCGCTAATACGTTGTATACCAGCTTTAGATAAATTAAAGCCTGAAAATAATGATCAAGCCAAGGGGATCGAAATAGTTAGAAAGGCTTTAACTGCACCCTGTGCTACAATAGCCAACAATGCTGGATTTAACGGCGAAGAAGTAGTAATTAATGTCCTAGCACTTGAACAAGAATTCGGATTTGACGTCTTGAGTAAAGACTATGTTAATATGTTTGCTAAAGGAATCATTGATCCCACAAAAGTTGTTCGAAGGGCGTTAATGGATGCAAGTGGCGTTGCTTCTCTGTTGACAACGGCAGAAGCAGTGATTTGCGATTTGCCGAAAACCAATTCAGAAGAAACTAACATTGACTTGAATGAGAAATCGGACCTCATGATTAGAAGTATGTAA